In Metopolophium dirhodum isolate CAU chromosome 7, ASM1992520v1, whole genome shotgun sequence, one genomic interval encodes:
- the LOC132948464 gene encoding proto-oncogene c-Rel-like isoform X1, with amino-acid sequence MDGPSSNNLRRPTTSPYIKIVEQPASKALKFRYECEGRSAGSIPGVNSTTENKTYPTIQIVGYKGRVDVVVSCVTKDIPYISHPHNLVGRDCNKGICIKEINNESMVASFKKLGIQCVRRKDIVKALELREEIRVDPFRTGFSHKENPTSIDLNAVRLCFQAFISGTRKGEYSILEPIVSDTIYDKKIFDCGFRLPIPVNLSVLIEAMSDLSICRLSDAAASVVGDKEIILLCEKVTKDDIQVRFFEENDGKCIWEDYGVFKASDVHKQVAIWFKTPKYKTTEIDNPVNVWIHLERPSDGMCSNALPFTFTPDYSDPPMLKRKRQKLSSESELLNKLQSTSIIQSSNCIVGMVDKLSISEPITEEPETSSNPYSGLYPNSSVLQHENQFPNVNSTSLYGPTTTLLNTNNRQHTDYNDLRTLFGESNQEIDAQDNINVSDSFDRIADNTLKEFFQSSNCIVEMVDKLSISEPITEYPETSPNPYSGLYPNSSVLQHENQFPNVNSTSLYGPTTLLNTNNRQLTGIQNFAYTITNVCPTVNNNDPTPQNNYAPPTTTPLPYSAESNNESDLTETSFSC; translated from the exons ATGGACGGTCCATCATCAAATAATTTGCGAAGACCTACAACTTCACCATATATCAAAATCGTCGAACAGCCTGCTTCAAAAGCATTAAAGTTTAGATATGAGTGTGAAGGTAGATCAGCCGGAAGTATACCTGGAGTTAATAGTACCACTGAAAATAAAACCTACCCTACAATTCaa ATAGTAGGTTATAAAGGCAGGGTTGATGTTGTAGTATCATGTGTTACAAAAGATATACCATATATATCTCACCCTCATAACCTTGTGGGACGTGATTGCAATAAAGGAATTtgtattaaagaaattaataatgaatcaaTGGTggcaagttttaaaaaattgggAATACAATGTGTAAGAAGAAAAGATATTGTCAAAGCACTCGAATTACGAGAAGAAATAAGAGTAGATCCATTTAGaa ctgGATTTTCACATAAAGAGAACCCAACTTCAATAGACTTAAATGCAGTAAGGTTGTGTTTTCAAGCTTTTATTAGCGGTACACGCAAAGGAGAATATAGTATTCTTGAACCAATTGTATCAGATACAATTTATGATAAAA aaatatttgattGCGGTTTTCGGTTACCTATACCCGTGAACTTGTCTGTGTTAATTG aagcGATGTCGGATCTATCGATATGTAGATTAAGTGATGCAGCAGCTTCGGTTGTAGGTGATAaagaaatcatattattatgtgaaaaagTAACAAAag ATGATATCCAAGTAAGATTTTTTGAGGAAAACGACGGTAAGTGCATTTGGGAAGACTATGGTGTTTTTAAAGCTTCAGATGTACATAAACAAGTGGCTATTTGGTTTAAGActccaaaatataaaacaacagag attgaCAATCCAGTTAATGTATGGATTCATTTAGAAAGACCTTCGGATGGCATGTGTAGTAACGCTCTCCCATTTACGTTCACTCCGGATTATTCAG ATCCACCCATGTTGAAAAGGAAAAGACAGAAATTATCTAGCGAAAGTGAacttttgaataaattacagAGTACCTCTATTa TTCAGTCATCTAATTGCATTGTTGGAATGGTTGACAAATTGTCAATTTCTGAACCAATTACAGAAGAACCAG aaactaGTTCTAATCCCTATAGTGGTTTATATCCTAATTCGAGTGTTCTTCAACATGAAAATCAATTCCCAAACGTAAATTCTACCTCATTGTATGGGCCGACTACTACATTACTGAATACCAATAATCGACAACATACAG attataatgatttaagaACCTTGTTTGGAGAGTCCAATCAAGAAATAGATGCCCAAGACAATATAAATGTGTCTGACAGTTTTGATCGAATTGCTGATAACACTCTTAAAGAATTCT TTCAGTCATCTAATTGCATTGTTGAAATGGTTGACAAATTGTCAATTTCTGAACCAATTACAGAATATCCAG aaaCTAGTCCTAATCCCTATAGTGGTTTATATCCTAATTCGAGTGTTCTTCAACATGAAAATCAATTCCCAAACGTAAATTCTACCTCATTGTACGGGCCGACTACATTACTAAATACCAATAATCGACAACTTACAG GAATTCAAAATTTTGCGTACACTATTACAAATGTATGTCctacagttaataataatgatccaACACCTCAAAATAATTATGCTCCACCAACTACAACACCTTTACCATACTCAGCAGAAAGCAATAATGAGTCTGATCTTACGGAAACTTCATTCTCATGTTAA
- the LOC132948464 gene encoding embryonic polarity protein dorsal-like isoform X3 encodes MDGPSSNNLRRPTTSPYIKIVEQPASKALKFRYECEGRSAGSIPGVNSTTENKTYPTIQIVGYKGRVDVVVSCVTKDIPYISHPHNLVGRDCNKGICIKEINNESMVASFKKLGIQCVRRKDIVKALELREEIRVDPFRTGFSHKENPTSIDLNAVRLCFQAFISGTRKGEYSILEPIVSDTIYDKKIFDCGFRLPIPVNLSVLIEAMSDLSICRLSDAAASVVGDKEIILLCEKVTKDDIQVRFFEENDGKCIWEDYGVFKASDVHKQVAIWFKTPKYKTTEIDNPVNVWIHLERPSDGMCSNALPFTFTPDYSDPPMLKRKRQKLSSESELLNKLQSTSIIQSSNCIVGMVDKLSISEPITEEPETSPNPYSGLYPNSSVLQHENQFPNVNSTSLYGPTTLLNTNNRQLTGIQNFAYTITNVCPTVNNNDPTPQNNYAPPTTTPLPYSAESNNESDLTETSFSC; translated from the exons ATGGACGGTCCATCATCAAATAATTTGCGAAGACCTACAACTTCACCATATATCAAAATCGTCGAACAGCCTGCTTCAAAAGCATTAAAGTTTAGATATGAGTGTGAAGGTAGATCAGCCGGAAGTATACCTGGAGTTAATAGTACCACTGAAAATAAAACCTACCCTACAATTCaa ATAGTAGGTTATAAAGGCAGGGTTGATGTTGTAGTATCATGTGTTACAAAAGATATACCATATATATCTCACCCTCATAACCTTGTGGGACGTGATTGCAATAAAGGAATTtgtattaaagaaattaataatgaatcaaTGGTggcaagttttaaaaaattgggAATACAATGTGTAAGAAGAAAAGATATTGTCAAAGCACTCGAATTACGAGAAGAAATAAGAGTAGATCCATTTAGaa ctgGATTTTCACATAAAGAGAACCCAACTTCAATAGACTTAAATGCAGTAAGGTTGTGTTTTCAAGCTTTTATTAGCGGTACACGCAAAGGAGAATATAGTATTCTTGAACCAATTGTATCAGATACAATTTATGATAAAA aaatatttgattGCGGTTTTCGGTTACCTATACCCGTGAACTTGTCTGTGTTAATTG aagcGATGTCGGATCTATCGATATGTAGATTAAGTGATGCAGCAGCTTCGGTTGTAGGTGATAaagaaatcatattattatgtgaaaaagTAACAAAag ATGATATCCAAGTAAGATTTTTTGAGGAAAACGACGGTAAGTGCATTTGGGAAGACTATGGTGTTTTTAAAGCTTCAGATGTACATAAACAAGTGGCTATTTGGTTTAAGActccaaaatataaaacaacagag attgaCAATCCAGTTAATGTATGGATTCATTTAGAAAGACCTTCGGATGGCATGTGTAGTAACGCTCTCCCATTTACGTTCACTCCGGATTATTCAG ATCCACCCATGTTGAAAAGGAAAAGACAGAAATTATCTAGCGAAAGTGAacttttgaataaattacagAGTACCTCTATTa TTCAGTCATCTAATTGCATTGTTGGAATGGTTGACAAATTGTCAATTTCTGAACCAATTACAGAAGAACCAG aaaCTAGTCCTAATCCCTATAGTGGTTTATATCCTAATTCGAGTGTTCTTCAACATGAAAATCAATTCCCAAACGTAAATTCTACCTCATTGTACGGGCCGACTACATTACTAAATACCAATAATCGACAACTTACAG GAATTCAAAATTTTGCGTACACTATTACAAATGTATGTCctacagttaataataatgatccaACACCTCAAAATAATTATGCTCCACCAACTACAACACCTTTACCATACTCAGCAGAAAGCAATAATGAGTCTGATCTTACGGAAACTTCATTCTCATGTTAA
- the LOC132948463 gene encoding putative transcription factor p65 homolog isoform X1 has protein sequence MLIASIFAKVDVIKEHVRTKTVQQMDGPSSNNWRRPTTSPYIKIVEQPASKALRFRYECEGRSAGSIPGVNSSTENKTYPTIQIVGYKGRAVVVVSCVTKDGPYRSHPHNLVGRDCDKGICTIEINNESMVASFQNLGIQCVRRKDIGEALKVREEIKVHPFKIGFSHKENPTSIDLNAVRLCFQAFISGTHKGENIILEPIVSDPIYDKKAMSDLSICRLSDAAASVVGDKEIILLCEKVTKDDIQVRFFEENGGKCIWEDYGVFKASDVHKQVAIWFKTPKYKTTEIDNPVNVWIQLKRPSDGICSDALPFTFTPDYSDPAMLKRKRQKLSSESELLNKLQSNPIIQSSNCTVGMVDQLLSISEPITEYPETSPNPYSGLYPNSSVLQNENQFPNVNSTSLYGPTTLLSTNNRQLTGIQNFAYTITNVCPTVNNNDPTPQNNYAPPTTTPLPYPAESNNESDLTETSFSCLDYNDFRTLFGESNQNIEAQDNINVSDSFDRIADNSLKEFFQSSNCTVGMVDKLSISEPITEYPETSPNPYSGLYSNSSVLQHENQFPNVNSTSLYGPTTLLSTNNRQLTGIQNCAYTITNVCPTVNNNDPTPQNNYAPPTKTPLPYPAESNNESDLTETSSSCLDYNDLRTLFGDSNQKIEAQDNINVSDSFDRIADNTLKEFYEFYTNCN, from the exons atgcttATTGCATCAATATTTGCaaaag ttgatGTCATTAAAGAGCACGTAAGAACTAAAACTGTGCAACAAATGGACGGTCCATCATCAAATAATTGGCGGAGACCTACAACTTCACCATATATCAAAATCGTCGAACAGCCTGCTTCAAAAGCATTGAGGTTTAGATATGAGTGTGAAGGTAGATCAGCCGGAAGTATACCTGGAGTTAATAGTAGCACTGAAAATAAAACCTACCCTACAATTCAA ATAGTAGGTTATAAAGGCAGGGCTGTTGTTGTAGTATCATGTGTTACAAAAGATGGACCATATAGATCTCACCCTCATAACCTTGTGGGACGTGATTGCGATAAAGGAATTTGTactatagaaattaataatgaatcaaTGGTGGCAAGTTTTCAGAATTTGGGAATACAATGTGTAAGAAGAAAAGATATTGGCGAGGCACTCAAAGTACGAGAAGAAATAAAAGTACAtccatttaaaa ttgGATTTTCACATAAAGAGAACCCAACTTCAATAGACTTAAATGCAGTAAGGTTGTGTTTTCAAGCTTTTATTAGCGGTACACACAAAGgagaaaatattattcttgaaCCAATTGTATCAGATCCAATTTATGATAAAA aagcGATGTCGGATTTATCGATATGTAGATTAAGTGATGCAGCAGCTTCGGTTGTAGGTGATAaagaaatcatattattatgtgaaaaagTAACAAAAg ATGATATCCAAGTAAGATTTTTTGAGGAAAACGGCGGTAAGTGCATTTGGGAAGACTATGGTGTTTTTAAAGCTTCAGATGTACATAAACAAGTGGCTATTTGGTTTAAAActccaaaatataaaacaacagag atTGACAATCCAGTTAATGTATGGATTCAGTTAAAAAGACCTTCGGATGGCATATGTAGTGACGCTCTCCCATTTACGTTCACTCCGGATTATTCAG ATCCGGCCATGTTGAAAAGGAAAAGACAGAAATTATCTAGCGAAAGTGAacttttgaataaattacagAGTAACCCTATTa TTCAGTCATCTAATTGCACTGTTGGAATGGTTGACCAATTATTGTCAATTTCTGAACCAATTACAGAATATCCAG aaaCTAGTCCTAATCCCTATAGTGGTTTATATCCTAATTCGAGTGTTCTTCAAAATGAAAATCAATTCCCAAACGTAAATTCTACCTCATTGTATGGGCCGACTACATTACTAAGTACCAATAATCGACAACTTACAG GAATTCAAAATTTTGCGTACACTATTACAAATGTATGTCctacagttaataataatgatccaACACCTCAAAATAATTATGCTCCACCAACTACAACACCTTTACCATACCCAGCAGAAAGCAATAATGAGTCTGATCTTACGGAAACTTCATTCTCATGTTTAGATTATAATGACTTTAGAACCTTGTTTGGAGAGTCCAATCAAAATATAGAAGCCCAAGACAATATAAATGTGTCTGACAGTTTTGATCGAATTGCTGATAACTCTCTTAAAGAATTCT TTCAGTCATCTAATTGCACTGTTGGAATGGTTGACAAATTGTCAATTTCTGAACCAATTACAGAATATCCAG aAACTAGTCCTAATCCCTATAGTGGTTTATATTCTAATTCGAGTGTTCTTCAACATGAAAATCAATTCCCAAACGTAAATTCTACCTCATTGTATGGGCCGACTACATTACTAAGTACCAATAATCGACAACTTACAG GAATTCAAAATTGTGCGTACACTATTACAAATGTATGTCctacagttaataataatgatccaACACCTCAAAATAATTATGCTCCACCAACTAAAACACCTTTACCATACCCAGCAGAAAGCAATAATGAGTCTGATCTTACGGAAACTTCATCCTCATGTTTAGATTATAATGACTTAAGAACCTTGTTTGGAGATTCCAATCAAAAAATAGAAGCTCAAGACAATATAAATGTGTCTGACAGTTTTGATCGAATTGCTGATAACACTCTTAAAGAATTCTATGAGTTTTACACAAACTGTAATTAA
- the LOC132948464 gene encoding embryonic polarity protein dorsal-like isoform X2 translates to MDGPSSNNLRRPTTSPYIKIVEQPASKALKFRYECEGRSAGSIPGVNSTTENKTYPTIQIVGYKGRVDVVVSCVTKDIPYISHPHNLVGRDCNKGICIKEINNESMVASFKKLGIQCVRRKDIVKALELREEIRVDPFRTGFSHKENPTSIDLNAVRLCFQAFISGTRKGEYSILEPIVSDTIYDKKIFDCGFRLPIPVNLSVLIEAMSDLSICRLSDAAASVVGDKEIILLCEKVTKDDIQVRFFEENDGKCIWEDYGVFKASDVHKQVAIWFKTPKYKTTEIDNPVNVWIHLERPSDGMCSNALPFTFTPDYSDPPMLKRKRQKLSSESELLNKLQSTSIIQSSNCIVGMVDKLSISEPITEEPETSSNPYSGLYPNSSVLQHENQFPNVNSTSLYGPTTTLLNTNNRQHTVQSSNCIVEMVDKLSISEPITEYPETSPNPYSGLYPNSSVLQHENQFPNVNSTSLYGPTTLLNTNNRQLTGIQNFAYTITNVCPTVNNNDPTPQNNYAPPTTTPLPYSAESNNESDLTETSFSC, encoded by the exons ATGGACGGTCCATCATCAAATAATTTGCGAAGACCTACAACTTCACCATATATCAAAATCGTCGAACAGCCTGCTTCAAAAGCATTAAAGTTTAGATATGAGTGTGAAGGTAGATCAGCCGGAAGTATACCTGGAGTTAATAGTACCACTGAAAATAAAACCTACCCTACAATTCaa ATAGTAGGTTATAAAGGCAGGGTTGATGTTGTAGTATCATGTGTTACAAAAGATATACCATATATATCTCACCCTCATAACCTTGTGGGACGTGATTGCAATAAAGGAATTtgtattaaagaaattaataatgaatcaaTGGTggcaagttttaaaaaattgggAATACAATGTGTAAGAAGAAAAGATATTGTCAAAGCACTCGAATTACGAGAAGAAATAAGAGTAGATCCATTTAGaa ctgGATTTTCACATAAAGAGAACCCAACTTCAATAGACTTAAATGCAGTAAGGTTGTGTTTTCAAGCTTTTATTAGCGGTACACGCAAAGGAGAATATAGTATTCTTGAACCAATTGTATCAGATACAATTTATGATAAAA aaatatttgattGCGGTTTTCGGTTACCTATACCCGTGAACTTGTCTGTGTTAATTG aagcGATGTCGGATCTATCGATATGTAGATTAAGTGATGCAGCAGCTTCGGTTGTAGGTGATAaagaaatcatattattatgtgaaaaagTAACAAAag ATGATATCCAAGTAAGATTTTTTGAGGAAAACGACGGTAAGTGCATTTGGGAAGACTATGGTGTTTTTAAAGCTTCAGATGTACATAAACAAGTGGCTATTTGGTTTAAGActccaaaatataaaacaacagag attgaCAATCCAGTTAATGTATGGATTCATTTAGAAAGACCTTCGGATGGCATGTGTAGTAACGCTCTCCCATTTACGTTCACTCCGGATTATTCAG ATCCACCCATGTTGAAAAGGAAAAGACAGAAATTATCTAGCGAAAGTGAacttttgaataaattacagAGTACCTCTATTa TTCAGTCATCTAATTGCATTGTTGGAATGGTTGACAAATTGTCAATTTCTGAACCAATTACAGAAGAACCAG aaactaGTTCTAATCCCTATAGTGGTTTATATCCTAATTCGAGTGTTCTTCAACATGAAAATCAATTCCCAAACGTAAATTCTACCTCATTGTATGGGCCGACTACTACATTACTGAATACCAATAATCGACAACATACAG TTCAGTCATCTAATTGCATTGTTGAAATGGTTGACAAATTGTCAATTTCTGAACCAATTACAGAATATCCAG aaaCTAGTCCTAATCCCTATAGTGGTTTATATCCTAATTCGAGTGTTCTTCAACATGAAAATCAATTCCCAAACGTAAATTCTACCTCATTGTACGGGCCGACTACATTACTAAATACCAATAATCGACAACTTACAG GAATTCAAAATTTTGCGTACACTATTACAAATGTATGTCctacagttaataataatgatccaACACCTCAAAATAATTATGCTCCACCAACTACAACACCTTTACCATACTCAGCAGAAAGCAATAATGAGTCTGATCTTACGGAAACTTCATTCTCATGTTAA
- the LOC132949533 gene encoding uncharacterized protein LOC132949533, translating to MLDENNAESIKKCKQILKSNNLEANLIFIMSNYGFISSSITRLEIQGVALTESIKIIKTAKEHLHSANIQGSAQAKAIDDKIKKVLEKNVGFDQLQKISNILNGQNESMDGLPADISSSGLPFFKFAPISSVDVERSFSKYKNILADNRRSFKFPNLRMYLIVQCNAQDKNST from the exons ATGCTTGATGAAAACAATGCAGAATCTATCAAGaaatgtaaacaaattttaaaatcaaataatttagaagcaaatttaatttttattatgtcaaATTATGGATTTATATCTTCATCTATCACTCGACTTGAAATCCAAGGCGTGGCACTAACTGaatccattaaaataattaaaactgcaAAAGAACATTTACATTCTGCAAATATTCAAGGATCTGCACAAGCTAAAGCAATtgatgacaaaattaaaaaggttTTGGAGAAAAATGTTGGATTTGATCaactacaaaaaatatcaaacattttaaatggacAAAATGAATCAATGGACGGTTTGCCTGCAGATATTAGTAGTAGTGGCTTACCATTTTTTAAGTTTGCGCCAATAAGTTCCGTAGACGTGGAACGTTCcttttctaaatataaaaatattttggctgaTAACAGGCGGTCATTTAAATTTCCCAACTTAAGAATGTATCTTATAGTCCAATGTAATGCTCAAG ataaaAACTCAACATAA
- the LOC132948463 gene encoding putative transcription factor p65 homolog isoform X2 codes for MDGPSSNNWRRPTTSPYIKIVEQPASKALRFRYECEGRSAGSIPGVNSSTENKTYPTIQIVGYKGRAVVVVSCVTKDGPYRSHPHNLVGRDCDKGICTIEINNESMVASFQNLGIQCVRRKDIGEALKVREEIKVHPFKIGFSHKENPTSIDLNAVRLCFQAFISGTHKGENIILEPIVSDPIYDKKAMSDLSICRLSDAAASVVGDKEIILLCEKVTKDDIQVRFFEENGGKCIWEDYGVFKASDVHKQVAIWFKTPKYKTTEIDNPVNVWIQLKRPSDGICSDALPFTFTPDYSDPAMLKRKRQKLSSESELLNKLQSNPIIQSSNCTVGMVDQLLSISEPITEYPETSPNPYSGLYPNSSVLQNENQFPNVNSTSLYGPTTLLSTNNRQLTGIQNFAYTITNVCPTVNNNDPTPQNNYAPPTTTPLPYPAESNNESDLTETSFSCLDYNDFRTLFGESNQNIEAQDNINVSDSFDRIADNSLKEFFQSSNCTVGMVDKLSISEPITEYPETSPNPYSGLYSNSSVLQHENQFPNVNSTSLYGPTTLLSTNNRQLTGIQNCAYTITNVCPTVNNNDPTPQNNYAPPTKTPLPYPAESNNESDLTETSSSCLDYNDLRTLFGDSNQKIEAQDNINVSDSFDRIADNTLKEFYEFYTNCN; via the exons ATGGACGGTCCATCATCAAATAATTGGCGGAGACCTACAACTTCACCATATATCAAAATCGTCGAACAGCCTGCTTCAAAAGCATTGAGGTTTAGATATGAGTGTGAAGGTAGATCAGCCGGAAGTATACCTGGAGTTAATAGTAGCACTGAAAATAAAACCTACCCTACAATTCAA ATAGTAGGTTATAAAGGCAGGGCTGTTGTTGTAGTATCATGTGTTACAAAAGATGGACCATATAGATCTCACCCTCATAACCTTGTGGGACGTGATTGCGATAAAGGAATTTGTactatagaaattaataatgaatcaaTGGTGGCAAGTTTTCAGAATTTGGGAATACAATGTGTAAGAAGAAAAGATATTGGCGAGGCACTCAAAGTACGAGAAGAAATAAAAGTACAtccatttaaaa ttgGATTTTCACATAAAGAGAACCCAACTTCAATAGACTTAAATGCAGTAAGGTTGTGTTTTCAAGCTTTTATTAGCGGTACACACAAAGgagaaaatattattcttgaaCCAATTGTATCAGATCCAATTTATGATAAAA aagcGATGTCGGATTTATCGATATGTAGATTAAGTGATGCAGCAGCTTCGGTTGTAGGTGATAaagaaatcatattattatgtgaaaaagTAACAAAAg ATGATATCCAAGTAAGATTTTTTGAGGAAAACGGCGGTAAGTGCATTTGGGAAGACTATGGTGTTTTTAAAGCTTCAGATGTACATAAACAAGTGGCTATTTGGTTTAAAActccaaaatataaaacaacagag atTGACAATCCAGTTAATGTATGGATTCAGTTAAAAAGACCTTCGGATGGCATATGTAGTGACGCTCTCCCATTTACGTTCACTCCGGATTATTCAG ATCCGGCCATGTTGAAAAGGAAAAGACAGAAATTATCTAGCGAAAGTGAacttttgaataaattacagAGTAACCCTATTa TTCAGTCATCTAATTGCACTGTTGGAATGGTTGACCAATTATTGTCAATTTCTGAACCAATTACAGAATATCCAG aaaCTAGTCCTAATCCCTATAGTGGTTTATATCCTAATTCGAGTGTTCTTCAAAATGAAAATCAATTCCCAAACGTAAATTCTACCTCATTGTATGGGCCGACTACATTACTAAGTACCAATAATCGACAACTTACAG GAATTCAAAATTTTGCGTACACTATTACAAATGTATGTCctacagttaataataatgatccaACACCTCAAAATAATTATGCTCCACCAACTACAACACCTTTACCATACCCAGCAGAAAGCAATAATGAGTCTGATCTTACGGAAACTTCATTCTCATGTTTAGATTATAATGACTTTAGAACCTTGTTTGGAGAGTCCAATCAAAATATAGAAGCCCAAGACAATATAAATGTGTCTGACAGTTTTGATCGAATTGCTGATAACTCTCTTAAAGAATTCT TTCAGTCATCTAATTGCACTGTTGGAATGGTTGACAAATTGTCAATTTCTGAACCAATTACAGAATATCCAG aAACTAGTCCTAATCCCTATAGTGGTTTATATTCTAATTCGAGTGTTCTTCAACATGAAAATCAATTCCCAAACGTAAATTCTACCTCATTGTATGGGCCGACTACATTACTAAGTACCAATAATCGACAACTTACAG GAATTCAAAATTGTGCGTACACTATTACAAATGTATGTCctacagttaataataatgatccaACACCTCAAAATAATTATGCTCCACCAACTAAAACACCTTTACCATACCCAGCAGAAAGCAATAATGAGTCTGATCTTACGGAAACTTCATCCTCATGTTTAGATTATAATGACTTAAGAACCTTGTTTGGAGATTCCAATCAAAAAATAGAAGCTCAAGACAATATAAATGTGTCTGACAGTTTTGATCGAATTGCTGATAACACTCTTAAAGAATTCTATGAGTTTTACACAAACTGTAATTAA